One window from the genome of Serinibacter salmoneus encodes:
- a CDS encoding non-heme iron oxygenase ferredoxin subunit, with the protein MTAQSAAFLDELEPGTAMSVSVTAPDGSDMIIALVRTADGSVYALDDECSHGRASLGEGDVEGNGVECWKHGSIFDVTTGRPMNLPATKPVATYPVTIEGELVLVDVDGPAN; encoded by the coding sequence GTGACCGCACAGAGCGCAGCGTTCCTGGACGAGCTCGAGCCCGGCACCGCGATGAGCGTGAGCGTGACCGCCCCGGATGGGTCGGACATGATCATCGCGCTCGTGCGCACCGCCGACGGCTCGGTCTACGCCCTGGACGACGAGTGCTCCCACGGCCGGGCCTCGCTCGGCGAGGGCGATGTGGAGGGCAACGGGGTGGAGTGCTGGAAGCACGGCTCCATCTTCGACGTCACCACCGGCCGCCCGATGAACCTTCCCGCGACCAAGCCCGTCGCGACCTACCCCGTCACCATCGAGGGCGAGCTGGTGCTCGTCGACGTCGATGGCCCTGCGAACTAG
- the sufD gene encoding Fe-S cluster assembly protein SufD, whose protein sequence is MTTTDVTEPTGRSTDHSRATADDAHTHGDAPASSRAARLASFDPAAFGEITGSEEEWRFSAVDSLHPLLQDAPAEGHLTWDVPALPEGVTVTEVGAEQAMARSVRAPGDRASAIAASRAQGAAVLSVARNTVAADPVEITLTGQGEDVRGHVLIEVGESAEVTVVLDRRGSATYGEFISVDVAANAHLNLVLLQQWQDDAVHAGEVVARLHRDARLRGTVVSLGGKVVRLNTSAALVAPGADVELFGLYYADAHQHLEHQLFVDHAAPNARSRVTYKGALQGAGARSVWIGDVLIRKEAEGTDTYELNRNLVLTEGARADSVPNLEIETGEIEGAGHASATGRFDDEQLFYLKARGIPEDVARRLVVRGFFAELIQQIGVPSVQDRLIAAIEAELEVTGA, encoded by the coding sequence ATGACGACCACTGACGTGACCGAGCCCACGGGCCGCTCCACCGATCACTCCCGCGCCACCGCGGACGACGCCCACACCCACGGGGATGCCCCCGCCTCCTCCCGCGCCGCCCGCCTGGCATCCTTCGATCCCGCCGCGTTCGGCGAGATCACCGGCAGCGAGGAGGAGTGGCGGTTCTCCGCCGTCGACTCCCTGCACCCCCTGCTGCAGGACGCGCCCGCCGAGGGCCACCTGACCTGGGATGTGCCCGCACTGCCCGAGGGCGTCACCGTGACCGAGGTCGGGGCCGAACAGGCCATGGCCCGATCTGTGCGCGCCCCCGGCGACCGGGCCTCGGCGATCGCCGCGAGCCGCGCCCAGGGCGCCGCCGTGCTCAGCGTGGCGCGCAACACCGTGGCGGCCGACCCGGTCGAGATCACCCTCACCGGGCAGGGCGAGGACGTGCGTGGTCACGTCCTCATCGAGGTCGGGGAGAGCGCCGAGGTCACCGTGGTGCTGGACCGCCGCGGCAGCGCCACCTACGGGGAGTTCATCTCCGTGGACGTGGCCGCGAACGCCCACCTCAACCTCGTGCTGCTGCAGCAGTGGCAGGACGACGCCGTGCACGCCGGCGAGGTCGTGGCCCGCCTGCACCGCGATGCCCGCCTGCGCGGCACCGTGGTCAGCCTCGGCGGCAAGGTAGTGCGCCTGAACACCTCCGCCGCGCTGGTCGCCCCCGGGGCGGACGTGGAGCTCTTCGGCCTGTACTACGCCGACGCCCACCAGCACCTGGAGCACCAGCTGTTCGTGGACCACGCGGCGCCCAACGCGCGCTCACGCGTGACCTACAAGGGCGCCCTGCAGGGCGCCGGTGCGCGCAGCGTGTGGATCGGTGACGTGCTGATCCGCAAGGAGGCCGAGGGAACCGACACCTACGAGCTGAACCGCAACCTCGTGCTCACCGAGGGTGCGCGGGCCGATTCGGTGCCGAACCTGGAGATCGAGACCGGCGAGATCGAGGGCGCAGGCCACGCCAGCGCCACCGGCCGGTTCGACGACGAGCAGCTGTTCTACCTCAAGGCCCGCGGCATCCCCGAGGACGTCGCCCGCCGCCTGGTGGTGCGCGGCTTCTTCGCCGAACTGATCCAGCAGATCGGCGTGCCGAGCGTGCAGGACCGCCTCATCGCCGCGATCGAGGCCGAGCTGGAGGTCACGGGAGCGTGA
- the sufB gene encoding Fe-S cluster assembly protein SufB: MSTPAQPMTQDEAIASIGNYSYGWHDSDTAGATARRGLSEEVVTEISRLKDEPEWMLKRRLRGHTLFGRKPMPTWGADLTGIDFDNIKYFVRSTEKQAQTWDDLPEDIKATYDRLGIPEAEKQRLVAGVAAQYESEVVYHQINEELERQGVIFMDTDTALREHPEFFEEYFGTVIPTGDNKFAALNTAVWSGGSFVYVPKGVHVEIPLQAYFRINTENMGQFERTLIIADEGSYVHYVEGCTAPIYSSDSLHSAVVEIVVKKDARVRYTTIQNWSNNVYNLVTKRATVEQGGTMEWIDGNIGSKVTMKYPAVYLMGEHARGETLSIAFAGADQHQDTGSKMVHMAPHTSSSIVSKSVARGGGRASYRGLVQVMDSAAHSKSNVLCDALLVDQISRSDTYPYVDVRVDDVEMGHEATVSKVSEDQLFYLMSRGMEETEAMAMIVRGFVEPIARELPMEYALELNRLIELQMEGAVG, translated from the coding sequence ATGAGTACTCCTGCCCAGCCGATGACCCAGGATGAGGCGATTGCCTCCATCGGCAACTACAGCTACGGCTGGCACGACTCCGACACCGCGGGTGCCACAGCGCGCCGCGGTCTGAGCGAGGAGGTCGTCACCGAGATCTCCCGCCTGAAGGACGAGCCGGAGTGGATGCTCAAGCGGCGCCTGCGCGGTCACACCCTCTTCGGCCGCAAGCCGATGCCGACCTGGGGTGCGGACCTGACCGGTATCGACTTCGACAACATCAAGTACTTCGTGCGCTCCACCGAGAAGCAGGCCCAGACCTGGGACGACCTTCCGGAGGACATCAAGGCCACCTACGACCGTCTCGGCATCCCCGAGGCGGAGAAGCAGCGCCTCGTGGCCGGTGTCGCCGCGCAGTACGAGTCCGAGGTGGTCTATCACCAGATCAATGAGGAGCTCGAGCGCCAGGGTGTGATCTTCATGGACACCGACACCGCGCTGCGCGAGCACCCGGAGTTCTTCGAGGAGTACTTCGGCACCGTCATCCCCACCGGCGACAACAAGTTCGCGGCACTGAACACCGCGGTGTGGTCCGGCGGCTCCTTCGTGTACGTGCCCAAGGGGGTGCACGTGGAGATCCCGCTGCAGGCCTACTTCCGCATCAACACCGAGAACATGGGGCAGTTCGAGCGCACCCTGATCATCGCGGACGAGGGCTCCTACGTGCACTACGTGGAGGGCTGCACCGCGCCGATCTACTCCAGCGACTCCCTGCACTCCGCCGTGGTGGAGATCGTGGTGAAGAAGGACGCCCGCGTCCGGTACACCACCATCCAGAACTGGTCCAACAACGTCTACAACCTGGTCACCAAGCGCGCCACGGTGGAGCAGGGCGGCACGATGGAGTGGATCGACGGGAACATCGGCTCCAAGGTGACGATGAAGTACCCCGCGGTCTACCTCATGGGCGAGCACGCCCGCGGCGAGACCCTCTCGATTGCCTTCGCCGGCGCGGACCAGCACCAGGACACCGGCTCCAAGATGGTGCACATGGCCCCGCACACCTCCTCCTCGATCGTCTCCAAGTCGGTGGCACGCGGTGGTGGACGGGCCTCCTACCGCGGTCTGGTGCAGGTGATGGACTCCGCCGCCCACTCCAAGTCCAACGTGCTGTGTGACGCGCTGCTCGTGGACCAGATCTCCCGCTCCGACACCTATCCCTATGTCGACGTGCGCGTCGACGACGTGGAGATGGGTCACGAGGCCACCGTCTCCAAGGTGAGCGAGGACCAGTTGTTCTACCTCATGTCCCGAGGCATGGAGGAGACCGAGGCCATGGCCATGATCGTGCGCGGGTTCGTCGAGCCCATCGCGCGCGAACTGCCCATGGAGTACGCCCTCGAGCTCAACCGCCTCATCGAACTGCAGATGGAAGGGGCCGTCGGCTGA
- a CDS encoding SufS family cysteine desulfurase: MSVADVGLGASELARVRADFPLLARQVNGRDLVYLDWGATSQRPECVIDAEQDFALHSNAAVHRGAHTLAAEATELFEDGRRAVAWLVGADQEEIVWTSNATAAINLLAYAISNATAGRGGRAARRFALAAGDEIVVTELEHHANLVPWQELAARTGAVLRPVSATDEGRLDLGSLREALSERTRIVAVTHASNVTGAVTDVPAVVAAAHAVGALVVLDACQSAAHLPLDLHALGVDFAVFSAHKMLGPTGVGALYGRRELLQALPPVTTGGSMVEVVTMTEATYMPPPQRFEAGTQMVSQVVGWRAAAQYLSDLGMAQVAQHEEALTRRLLAGVLAVPHVRVLGPHEASDRLGVVAFEVEGVHPHDVGQVLDAEGIAVRVGHHCAQPIHRRLGVASSTRASVGIATTQAEIDTFLEALGRVRPFFGLGE; encoded by the coding sequence ATGAGCGTGGCCGACGTGGGGCTCGGCGCCAGTGAGCTGGCGCGCGTGCGGGCGGACTTCCCGCTGCTCGCGCGCCAGGTCAATGGGCGCGACCTGGTGTACCTGGACTGGGGGGCCACCTCCCAGCGCCCGGAGTGCGTGATCGACGCGGAGCAGGACTTCGCGCTGCACTCCAACGCCGCCGTACACCGGGGCGCCCACACGTTGGCCGCGGAGGCCACCGAGCTCTTCGAGGACGGCCGCCGCGCCGTGGCCTGGCTCGTGGGGGCGGACCAGGAGGAGATCGTCTGGACCTCCAACGCGACCGCGGCGATCAACCTGCTCGCCTACGCGATCTCGAACGCGACCGCGGGCCGGGGCGGGCGGGCGGCCCGCCGGTTCGCCCTGGCCGCCGGTGATGAGATCGTGGTGACCGAACTGGAGCACCACGCCAACCTCGTGCCGTGGCAGGAGCTCGCGGCACGCACCGGGGCGGTGCTGCGCCCCGTCTCGGCCACCGACGAGGGCCGGCTCGATCTGGGTTCGCTGCGCGAGGCCCTCAGCGAGCGCACCAGGATCGTGGCGGTGACCCACGCCTCGAACGTCACCGGCGCCGTGACCGACGTCCCGGCCGTGGTGGCCGCGGCCCACGCCGTCGGCGCCCTCGTGGTGCTGGATGCGTGCCAGTCCGCGGCGCACCTGCCGCTGGACCTGCACGCCCTCGGGGTGGACTTCGCGGTGTTCTCCGCCCACAAGATGCTCGGCCCCACCGGGGTCGGGGCGCTGTACGGGCGCCGCGAACTGCTGCAGGCGCTGCCGCCGGTCACCACGGGCGGCTCGATGGTCGAAGTGGTCACCATGACCGAGGCCACCTACATGCCGCCGCCGCAGCGCTTCGAGGCCGGCACCCAGATGGTCTCCCAGGTGGTCGGCTGGCGTGCCGCCGCGCAGTACCTCAGCGATCTCGGGATGGCCCAGGTGGCCCAACACGAGGAGGCCCTCACGCGGCGACTGCTGGCCGGCGTGCTCGCCGTCCCGCACGTGCGCGTGCTCGGCCCGCACGAGGCGAGTGACCGCCTCGGGGTGGTCGCCTTCGAGGTCGAGGGCGTGCACCCGCACGACGTGGGCCAGGTCCTGGACGCCGAGGGCATCGCGGTGCGGGTGGGTCACCACTGCGCGCAACCGATCCACCGCCGCCTCGGGGTCGCCTCCTCCACCCGGGCCTCGGTCGGCATCGCCACCACGCAGGCCGAGATCGACACGTTCCTCGAGGCGCTCGGCCGGGTGCGCCCGTTCTTCGGACTGGGGGAGTGA
- the sufC gene encoding Fe-S cluster assembly ATPase SufC, translated as MSTLEIKNLHVSVETADGPKQILRGVDLTVNSGETHAIMGPNGSGKSTLAYSIAGHPKYDVTDGQILLDGEDVLEMSVDERARAGLFLAMQYPVEVPGVTVANFLRTAKTAIDGEAPKLRTWTGQVSEAMKALRMDGEFAQRNVNEGFSGGEKKRHEILQMELLRPAFAVLDETDSGLDVDALRVVSEGVNRLKETSEVGVLLITHYTRILRYIKPDFVHVFVNGRVAEEGGPELAERLEAEGYDRFLGAGV; from the coding sequence ATGTCCACCCTGGAGATCAAGAACCTGCACGTCAGCGTCGAGACCGCGGACGGCCCCAAGCAGATCCTGCGCGGTGTGGACCTCACCGTGAACAGCGGCGAGACCCACGCGATCATGGGCCCCAACGGCTCCGGCAAGTCCACCCTGGCCTACTCCATCGCCGGGCACCCCAAGTACGACGTCACCGATGGGCAGATCCTCCTGGACGGTGAGGACGTGCTGGAGATGAGCGTGGACGAGCGCGCCCGCGCCGGGCTGTTCCTCGCCATGCAGTACCCGGTGGAGGTGCCCGGCGTGACCGTGGCGAACTTCCTGCGTACCGCCAAGACCGCGATCGACGGCGAGGCCCCGAAGCTGCGCACCTGGACCGGTCAGGTCAGCGAGGCCATGAAGGCCCTGCGCATGGACGGTGAGTTCGCCCAGCGCAACGTGAACGAGGGGTTCTCCGGCGGTGAGAAGAAGCGCCACGAGATCCTCCAGATGGAGCTGCTGCGCCCCGCCTTCGCCGTGCTGGACGAGACCGACTCCGGTCTGGACGTGGACGCGCTGCGCGTGGTCTCCGAGGGCGTGAACCGCCTCAAGGAGACCAGCGAGGTGGGTGTGCTGCTCATCACCCACTACACCCGCATCCTGCGCTACATCAAGCCCGACTTCGTGCACGTGTTCGTGAACGGCCGCGTGGCCGAGGAGGGCGGCCCCGAGCTCGCCGAGCGTCTCGAGGCCGAGGGCTACGACCGCTTCCTGGGCGCCGGGGTCTGA